The Streptomyces puniciscabiei genomic interval CTTACGGAAGAGCGTTCGAAAGTGCTCCAGCTGGGCTTCGGAGTCGAGGAAGGCCGTGCCGTGTGGAGCGTCCCGTACGACGGTGTCCAGGCGAGGGACTGTTCCACCGAGGTGCACCATGGTGCTTCCGGCTCCCGCGAAGTCGTGCAACGCGAAGGGGATGACCCGCACGGTGACGTGGTCGGCCTCGGACACTTCCAGGATGCGGCTCAACTGGGCCCGGGACGCGGCCTGCCCGGCCACCTGGATGCGGAGTGCCGCCTCATGGATCACGGTCTCGTACGGGATGGGCTCGGGCCCGTCGATGACGACCTGACGTTTCATCCGGTGCTCCACGCGAAGGTCCACTTCGCTGTCCGGGAACTCGGGATTCATGTAGGCGAAGAGGGCTCGGGCGTAGTCCTCCGTCTGGAAGAGCCCCGGTACATGGATGACTGCTACGTCATTGCGGAACGTCGCGTGGTGGTCCAACTCGGCGAGATCTTGGTAGGCGGCGGGAAGGACGCCCCGGTAGTCCTCCCACCACCCCCGCGTACGGTCGGTCGCCATGCCGACGAGCGCTTCGATCAACTTCGTGTCGGCGCAAGCGTAGTTGGCGGCAAGCCGACGCACTCGCTGCTCGCTGACACCGGCGATCCCGGATTCGATCTGACTCATCTGGACGGAGTTCGCCCCCAACAGGCTCGCGGCCTCGGTCGCCTTGAGCCCGGCGGCCTCTCGCAGCCTGCGTAGCTCGGTGCCCAGGCGTACCTGGCGTGCAGTGGGGTGCCGTCGTGCTGGCACGGCGTCCTTCTTTCCTCAACAGCCTGGGGGAGGTGCCACGTTCGGGGGTCAGATTAC includes:
- a CDS encoding helix-turn-helix domain-containing protein, translated to MPARRHPTARQVRLGTELRRLREAAGLKATEAASLLGANSVQMSQIESGIAGVSEQRVRRLAANYACADTKLIEALVGMATDRTRGWWEDYRGVLPAAYQDLAELDHHATFRNDVAVIHVPGLFQTEDYARALFAYMNPEFPDSEVDLRVEHRMKRQVVIDGPEPIPYETVIHEAALRIQVAGQAASRAQLSRILEVSEADHVTVRVIPFALHDFAGAGSTMVHLGGTVPRLDTVVRDAPHGTAFLDSEAQLEHFRTLFRKVKEQALSPEQSRDLIHQMTKEL